Proteins encoded within one genomic window of Scomber japonicus isolate fScoJap1 chromosome 16, fScoJap1.pri, whole genome shotgun sequence:
- the wdr20a gene encoding WD repeat-containing protein 20 has product MLISKMAAEGGGKEMNEIKTQFTTREGVYKLLTHSEYSRPNRVPFNSQGSNPVKVSFVNVNDQSGNGDRICFNVGRELYFYIYKGVRKAADLSKPIDKRIYKGTQPTCHDFNHLTATAESVSLLVGFSAGQVQLIDPIKKETSKLFNEERLIDKSRVTCVKWVPGSESLFLVSHASGNMYLYNVEHSCGTTAPHYQMLKQGENYSVHTCKSKSTRNPLLKWTVGEGALNEFAFSPDGKFLACVSQDGFLRVFNFDAVELHGTMKSYFGGLLCVCWSPDGKYIVAGGEDDLVTVWSFLDCRVIARGHGHKSWVSVVAFDHYTTSVEESDPMEFSGSDEDFQDQMIHFGRDRANSTQSRLSKRNSTDSRPVSVTYRFGSVGQDTQLCLWDLTEDILFPHLPLSRTRTHTNVMNATSPPAGATIITNTSSNTTNGNNSGANTPGINSLSTTLPRSNSLPHSAGTTTTANNTNKAGSGGGIGSGIMDSSIATGVSKFATLSLHDRKERHHEKDHKRNHSMGHISSKSSDKLNLLTKTKTDPAKTLGTLLCPRMEDVPLLEPLICKKIAHERLTVLIFLEDCLVTACQEGFICTWARPGKVGLLSSQNQASSPSGTVV; this is encoded by the exons ATGTTAATTTCAAAGATGGCggcggagggaggagggaaggagatgaACGAAATTAAAACTCAGTTCACCACTCGGGAAGGCGTCTACAAACTCCTCACTCACTCCGAATACAGCCGTCCCAATAGAGTGCCTTTCAACTCGCAAGGCTCCAACCCCGTCAAGGTCTCCTTCGTGAACGTCAACGACCAGTCGGGCAACGGCGACAGGATCTGTTTCAATGTGGGCCGTGAACTCTACTTCTACATCTACAAAGGCGTTAGAAAG gCTGCTGACCTGAGCAAGCCGATAGACAAGCGCATCTACAAGGGAACGCAGCCCACCTGTCATGACTTCAACCACCTCACGGCAACAGCAGAGAGCGTGTCTTTGCTGGTGGGTTTCTCAGCAGGACAAGTGCAGCTCATCGACCCAATCAAGAAGGAAACGAGCAAGCTTTTCAATGAGGAG AGACTAATAGACAAATCCAGAGTAACATGCGTGAAATGGGTGCCGGGCTCTGAGAGCCTGTTTCTGGTCTCTCATGCCAGTGGGAATATGTACCTGTACAATGTGGAGCATAGTTGTGGCACCACGGCACCGCACTACCAGATGCTCAAACAGGGAGAGAACTACTCTGTACACACTTGTAAGAGTAAATCTACAAGGAACCCTCTCCTAAAATGGACAGTGGGTGAGGGGGCTCTGAATGAGTTTGCTTTCTCTCCAGATGGGAAGTTCCTAGCTTGTGTAAGCCAAGATGGCTTCCTACGGGTGTTCAACTTCGACGCTGTTGAGCTTCATGGCACCATGAAGAGCTACTTCGGTGGCTTGTTGTGCGTGTGCTGGAGCCCTGATGGAAAGTACATAGTTGCGGGTGGAGAGGACGACCTAGTGACTGTGTGGTCGTTCTTGGACTGCAGAGTCATAGCCCGAGGTCACGGGCACAAGTCATGGGTGAGCGTGGTGGCATTTGACCACTACACTACCAGCGTGGAAGAAAGCGACCCCATGGAGTTCAGTGGTAGTGACGAGGACTTCCAGGATCAGATGATCCACTTCGGACGAGACCGGGCCAACAGTACGCAGTCCCGACTCTCCAAGCGCAACTCCACGGACAGCCGGCCTGTTAGTGTCACATACCGGTTTGGCTCAGTGGGCCAGGACACTCAACTGTGCCTATGGGACCTCACTGAGGACATCCTTTTCCCCCATCTTCCACTCTCACGGACACGGACACACACTAACGTGATGAACGCTACCAGCCCCCCTGCGGGTGCTACAATAATCACTAACACCTCTAGTAACACTACTAATGGAAACAACAGTGGTGCCAATACTCCTGGCATTAACTCCCTCTCTACCACATTACCACGCTCCAACAGCCTACCCCATTCAGCCGGCACCACGACAACGGCAAACAATACCAACAAGGCTGGCAGCGGTGGTGGCATCGGCAGCGGTATTATGGACAGTTCCATCGCTACAGGTGTGAGTAAATTTGCCACTCTGTCACTCCACGATCGGAAGGAGCGCCACCATGAGAAGGACCACAAACGCAACCACAGCATGGGTCACATTAGCAGCAAGAGCAGCGACAAGCTCAACCTGCtgacaaaaaccaaaacagacCCTGCTAAGACTTTGGGCACTCTGCTGTGCCCACGCATGGAGGATGTGCCCCTCCTTGAGCCCCTCATCTGTAAAAAGATAGCACACGAGAGGCTCACTGTACTCATATTTTTAGAAGACTGTTTAGTGACTGCTTGTCAGGAGGGATTTATTTGCACATGGGCGAGGCCAGGCAAAGTG GGTTTATTGTCATCCCAAAACCAAGCCAGCTCTCCCAGTGGAACAGTAGTATAG